In Streptomyces sannanensis, the DNA window CTCTCAGCCTGGCGCGACGGGGTGAACCTGCACTCCGGCGGCGACCGGCGGTACGGCATGACCGCCGAGGCGGAGTCGTTCGTCGGCGGTCTGCTCGCACACCTGCCCGCGCTCACGGCTGTGACCGCGCCGAGCCCGGCGAGCTATCTGCGGCTCAAGCCCTCGCAGTGGGCCGGGGTCTTCACCGCCTGGGGGCACGAGACACGCGAGGCCGCGGTGCGCGTCATCACGGGCACCGCGGGTCAGCGCGACCGGGCGGCGAATCTGGAGGTGAAGCCGGTCGACCTGGCCGCCAATCCCTATCTCGCGCTCGGCTGTCTCATCGCCGCCGGTCTTGACGGCCTGGAGTCGTCCACCGCCCTGCCCGAGGAGATCACCGGAGATCCGGCACTCTTCACCGCCGCCCGGGCGACGGCCCAGGGCGCCTTCCGCCTGCCGACGACGCTGGACCGGGCCGTCGAGGAGTTCCGCAAGGACCAGCTGCTCCGGGTCGTGCTGGGGCCGGTCCTGGCCGACGCCGTGATCGCCGTACGCCTCGGGGAGATCGCGGCCGTGGCCGGGCTGGACGACGGGCTGGTGGCGGCTGCGTACCGGTGGAAGTACTGACGTGGGCAACGCGTCCCCCACTGACGGGCCGGTCCATGAGGCCCTCGCCGGACTGGCCCTCGTCGACCACCACTGTCATGGCGTGGCCACCGCCGACCTGGCTCCTGAAAGCTTCGAGTCGCTCATCACCGAGGGTGACGCATGGCCCGACAGCGGAATCACGCCCTTCGACAGTCCCGTGGGCGTGGCCATCCGCCGCCATTGCGCTCCTGTGCTGGGCCTGCCACGGCACGCTCCCGCCGCGGGGTACGTGGCGCGTCGGGCCGAGCTCGGCTGGCGCGAGGTGAACCGGAGGTTCGTCTCCGGCGCGGGAACCGGTGCGTTCTGCCTCGACACCGGTTACGCACCGGACGCTGTCACGACGCCGGCGGAGCTTGCCGCGTCAGCGGGCGGCGCGGCTGCCGTGTACGAGGTCGTACGACTGGAGAGCGTCGCCGAGGCCGTGGCGGCCGCGGGGGTGGAGCCGGACGAGTACGCCCCCACGTTCCTCGCGGCCGCGCGGGAGGCCGTGGAACGGCGAGGCGCGGTGGCGGTGAAGTCCGTCGCCGCGTACCGCACCGGGTTCGACCTGGACCCACGCCGGCCGTCGGACGCGGAAGTCACCGAAGCGGCCCGGCGGTGGCTCGCCGCGGGCTCACGGGGCGGCCGGCTTCACGACCCCGTGCTCATGCGGCACCTGCTCTGGACCGCCGTCGACCTCGGTCTGCCCCTCCAGCTGCACACCGGATTCGGAGACAGTGACATCCGGATGCACCGGGTGGATCCCACCCACCTCACGGACTGGCTCCATCTGACCTCCGGCACGATTCCGGTGATGCTGCTGCACTGCTGGCCCTATCAACGCCAAGCCGCCTACCTGGCGACGGTGTTCGCACAGGTGTACCTCGACGTCGGGCTCACCCTGCACTACGTCGGGCCCTCTCGGGCCCGGGCCATCCTCGAGGAAGCACTTGAGATCACCCCGTTCCGCAAGCTGCTCTACAGTTCCGACGCCTACGGGGTGGCGGAGTTCTACCATCTCGGCGCACTGGCCTTCCGACGAGGCCTGGCCTCGCTGCTCCAGGAGCGGGTGGACGAGGACGAGCTGAGCCTGCCCGACGCGGTCCGTATCGCCACATGGACGGCATGCGACAACGCTCGCCGCGTCTATCGGCTCCCCGAGCACGACTGAGCGCTCGCCGCGGCGCTGTTCGACAGCGAGGAGAGCATGGTCCGCCTGGACATGAGCGAGTACCAGGAACGGTCCAGGCCGTCCCGACGCTGCTCCTGCTCGACAGAGGGCAGGTGATCGCCAGGCAAGCGGGGCGGCGCCCGCCCAGGCCCTGCGCGAATGGGTCGAGGAGACCGTCTCCGGCCGCCGGTGACCTACCCTCGACGGAAGGAGGCTCCGCCATGAAGCAGGCCGATCCACATCTCTCGCTCGTGCGCCCGGTGACGCCGCGCACTCCCCAGGGCTGCGAGGAGTGCCTACGCCTCGGCACTTCTTGGGTGCACCTCAGGCTCTGCCTGATCTGCGGTCACGTCGGATGCTGCGACTCCTCGCCGTTCAAGCACGCACGCCTGCATGCCCATACCGTCGACCACCCCATCATGCAGTCCTTCGAGCCGGGCGAGGACTGGCGCTGGTGTTATGTCCACGAGGTCCTGGTCTGATGAGCACCAGGAGGAAAATCTCGTCCGTGTGCCCGAGCGCCGGTCGCCCGCCGGCGTCTTCTCGCGCCGGCTGATGCTCGCCGATACGCTCGATACGGAACACATCAGGGCCGACCAGGACGCAGGTGTCCTGAACCTGCGCATCCCGATTGCCGAGCGCGCCGAGCCCCGCAGGAACGCCGTCGGTGCAGGGGCAGTCCGCCCAGGCAGATCAGCGGCTGACGCCTCAAATCGCGCGGCGTGCGCGGAGCGGAGATCTTCTCCGCTTCACCCCGCCCTCCGCGCGCCGGAAGGGGGCCGGAGGATGCCCATGAGATGGGAAGCGTTCCTCGATGAGGTGCGGGAGCGCGGCGAGTACGCCTCGGAACAGGAAGCGGAACGCGCTGCCCGCGTCGTTCTCGGCCTGCTCGGCGCACACCTGGTGGGTGAGGAGCGCACCGAACTCGCTGCCCGGCTGCCGGAGACGTACGCCCTGATCCTGCTCAATCCCCTCCAGGCCGCGGAGCCGCTGTCCCCGGAGCGGTTCGTCCGGGCGACAGCGGCGTGGATCGACGGAGCCACGGAACAGACCGCGAAATGGGACGTCGGTGCCGTACTCAGCGTGACCGCGGACGCCGCCGGTGACGATCTCATGCGACGGCTCCTGCTCCAGCTCCCTCCGGGCTACGACCTGCTCTTCGGCCCTCAGCCGACATAGCAAGGGCGGGAGGACCGACGCGTGTGCTCACACGCGCTCCACGAGCATCGCGACGCCCTGCCCGACACCCACGCACAGGGTGGCAAGACCACGGCGGGCGTTCTCCCGCTCCAGCCGTCCGATCAAGGTGAGCAGGATTCGGGCGCCCGAGCAGCCCAGCGGATGGCCCAGCGCGATGGCGCCACCGTCGGCGTTGACCTTCTCCTCGTCGAGCTTCAGGCGCCGGATGACGGCCAGGGCCTGTGCGGCGAAGGCCTCGTTCAGTTCGATCGCGTCCAGGTCGCCGATCTGCCGGCCGGCACGGGACAGGGCCTTCTCCGTGGCGGGGACCGGGCCGAGGCCCATGATGTTGGGCTGGACTCCCGCCGACGCGGAGGTGACGATCCGGGCCCGCGGGGTGAGCCCGTACCGCTGGACGGCCGCCCCGCTCGCCACCACCAGTGCGGCGGCACCGTCGGACAGCGGTGAGGACGAGCCCGCCGTGACGATGCCGTCCTCGCGGAAGATCGTCCGCAGGCTTCCGAGCTTCTCCAGTGTCGTGGAGGGGCGCGGGCCCTCGTCGCGTGTCACCTCGCCGCCCTTGACCGGCACCGGCACGATCTCCCGGTCGAAGCGGCCCGCCTGCTGGGCCGCGACCGCCCGCTGATGACTGCGGAGCGCGAAGGCGTCGGACTCGGCACGGGTGATGCCGTCCAGAGCCGCGACCTCCTCGGCGGTCTCACCCATCGACAAGGTCGACTTCACCGTTTCCGGCCCGGCACCGGCAGGCACGGCCCGGTCGGCGGCGGTGAAGCGCGGATTGGTGAAGCGCCAGCCCAACGAGGTGTCGTGCACCTCGCCCGGCTTGGCCCACGGAGTGCCCGGCTTTTCCATCACCCACGGAGCGCGGGTCATCGACTCCACGCCGCCCGCGACGACGACGTCGGCCTCACCGGCCCGGATCGCCTGGGCGGCCGAGGCGACGGCGGTCAGGCCGGAGGCGCACAGCCGGTTCACGGTGTAGCCGGGAACCGTGTGCGGCAGCCCGGCCAGCAGCACGGCCATCCGGGCCACGTCACGGTTGTCCTCGCCGGCCTGGTTGGCGGCGCCGAGGATCACCTCGTCCACGGCCTCGCCCGGGAGCCCGGCGCGGCGGACGGCCTCTCCGACGACCAGGGCCGCCAGGTCATCGGGGCGTACGGAGGCCAGAACGCCGCCGTAGCGGCCCTGCGGGGTGCGTGCCCCGTCGATCAGGTAGACCTCGTCAGACATGTGCGGACTCCTCGATGGGTGCGGGCCGACGCGACTCGAGGGGCTCGAAGGCCTTCTCGGACATGCGTTCCACCCCTTGACAGGCAGTTCGGAGGCTGGATTACTTGGCCGTGCGCACGCTAACCGAATGTTCGGTCGGTTGACAAGATGGTGGAAACATGACGCAGGTCAGTGACGCGATATCCAGCCCCACCGAGGCGATGTTCGCCGCGGACGAGGCGTCCCGGAGTCTGGGCATCGAACTGCTGGAGCACGGAGAAGGCACTGCCGTTCTCCGGATGACAGTGACGTCGGCGATGGTGAACGGGCATGGGATCGCCCACGGCGGATATCTCTTCCTGTTCGCCGACACCGCGTTCGCCTGTGCCTGCAACAGCCATGGCCCGGTGACCGTCGCGGCCGGCGCCGACATCAATTTCATCGCCCCCGCGCACGAGGGCGATGTACTCCTGGCGGCCGCGCAGGAACGCACCCGCTTCGGCCGCAGCGGCATCTATGACGTGAGCATCCTGCGCGGCGACGAGGTGATCGCGGAGTTCCGCGGACGCAGCCGCAGCATCCGAGGCGCGAAGGAGACACGCTGAACAGTTGAAGGGTCAGTCGGGGGTGTGCCGTCCGGAACGCCTTCACGCCCCGGACATGGAGGAACTCTCATGGACATCGCGGCACTCGCCATGTGGGCGGTCACCGCTCTCGGCGGCTTCTACATGCTCGCCACCTGGTTCTCCCGCGGCGGACCTCACAGCCACGACAGCCGCCTGCCCGTCCCCGTCGTGTTCGGGCACTTCGCGCTCGCCGCCGCCGGACTGGTCGTATGGATCCTCTACGTGATCAGCGACGCGGGCGCACTGGCGTGGACCGCCTTCGGGCTGCTCGTACCGGTCGTTCTGCTCGGCCTCACCCTGCTCGTGCGCTGGATCCCCGTGTACCGGCGCCACGTCACCGCGCAGGCCGGCGGAGCCGACAGCGGGCCCGTCGAGGCGTACTTCCCGGTCACTGTTGTGGCCGGGCACGGGCTGGCCGCCGTCACGACCGTCGTGCTGGTCCTGCTCACCGCGTCGGGGATCGGCGGCTGACCGGAGCCCGGGACGGGACGCCGTCCCGAGCTCTGCACCGGGCCGTCAGGAACTCCTGCCGCTCCGCGTGGTGCGCCACGGCGTGAACGCGTTCGTCACGCCCGCGAGGGCCGTGCGCAGCTCGGGGTGGTGGCGCAGCAGGACGGTGACCATGGAGTTGTCCTCGATCCAGGCCAGGCCCGCCTTGGAGTACACCTCGGGGGTGTAGTACTCGGTGAAGAAGCGGTCGCTGTTCAGCCGGCGCGACGCCATCAGGATGAAGATACGAAATGCCGTGTCGCTGAAGGCGAATCCGGCCGGCAGCTTCTCCGCGTACATCCCGACCGTCAGGTCGACCTTCTCGATGTCGTCCTCGTAGAGACGTCTGATCTCCTTGGCCCACGTCGGGTTGTCGGTCAGTTCCTCGAAGCTCTCCGCGGGCTTCAGTCGCAGCAGTCGCCGGAACTCGTTGTAGCGGGGGACCCCCAGTTCCCGGCTGCGCAGGATGTCGGTGGCGGCGAGGTCCTGGAGGTGGCCGTCGGGGCGCTCGTACTCCTGGAGGAATCTGGGGAAGTTGTGCAGGGTGACCAGCCCCGGGTGGAGCGTGCCGAAGCTGTAGAGCAGATCGGCCATCGGCGTGTTCTTCAGGACCTTCAGTGCCTCGGGACCGGCGATGTCGCGGAAGGTGCAGTGGCTCAGGGTGGTGTTGTCGGCCGCGGAGCGCAGGTGCCACTTGTCGCGGATGAGCGGATGCATGCGGTAGACGGCCACGAACTCCTCGGTGAGGGCGTACGGGATGCCGTAGTGGTCCGTGCTGCCGCCGGGGATGCCGCTGACGACTTCGCTCCCGCTGATCCGGCCGAAGAGATCGTGGACGCGCTCGCCCGCGATGCCCCACCAGTTGGCCCGCAGGGCCTTGACGGTGGTGGGGTGGCTGATCACAGCCGGTGTCCACTCAACTGTGTGGATCTTGGCGAGGAGCGCGGCGTTGACGAGCCGGGCCCTCTGGAACAGCTCCTCGTCGCCCCAGGACGGATAGGCGGCGTGCAGATGGTCGCAGATCGCGTTGTGCTCCCGGGTGAACAGGTTCTGCATCATGGCGAGGCCCAGCCAGAAGCCGGGAACGCGCGAGGGATCACGAGCCGGGTCGGACGTGAGTGGGGTCTGCTCGTCCCACAGGCGCAGTCTGCCCAGCTCGCCGTTGCGCATATGGCGCTGTTCCTCTTCGTTCGTCCCGTATATCTGGGACGCGTCCCACCAGTGGGAGGAGACATTGACGCGGGTGTCGGGCGTGCCTGCGGGAGCCCGGGGGTCGCGGGTCGGGTCGTCCGGTGTCCGCATGATCCGCATGGGGCGCTCCGGCCACGGGTCGTCGTCCATGAGGGGGACTTCCCAGGGCCGTTCCGTGGGGCTCGTACCGTGGCTGAACCAGTCACGGATCATGAACTGCAGCCAGGCGGCGACCAGAGAGTTCACCGACTCGGCCGGGATCAGCCCGTCGCGGGTGAGCAGGGCACGGCTGACCTCGCGCGGGTTCGGCCTGGACAGCACGGACTCGGGCGTGGCCGGGACGATCCTGTCGAGCGGGATGTTGCGGCCGAAGCGGGTGCCCGCCATGCCCATGCGCGGCTCGTCGAGGTCGTTGTGGCTGCCGTCGGCGGTCCGGTTGACCTTGTGGCTCGCGGAGGGTGGCGCCGGATCGGGCAGATCGACGGACGGCAGCCGGGTGGTGTCGTGGAGGTTCTTCTGGCGGAGTCTGACGCGCAGTCCGAGGAGGGTCAGCAGGCCGGGTATGACGGCCAGGTTGTTCCAGCCGATGTGCCGGTCGACATACTGGGCGGCGCCGGTGACGATCCGCCAGGGGAGTGAAGAGCGGTATCCGGAGCCGGATTGCCGGGGGGTGGTTCGTTGCGTTTTCATCGCGCTGCTCCTTGGGTCCCTGGTCGGTTCGCGGGGTGCGACGATGCCTTGGCGCTTCCGGGGCGGGACGCATCGTCGAGGATCACATCGCTCGCCTTCTCGCTGATCATGTAGATCGGGACGGCGACGAAGAATCCGGGAATGCGGGGAAAGACGGAGGCGTCGACGATCCGCAGGCGGTCCACGCCGCGCACTCGGAAGCGGCTGTCCACGACGGCTGAGGGATCGTCGGCCCTGCCCATCGTGCAGCTGCAGGAGGCGTGGTGACCCCAGGCCTCGTCCTGTACGAAGCGGCGGACGCTGTCGCGGCCGCGGACCTCCTCGCCGGGCCACAGTTCCTCGAGGATCACGGAGTCGGCCTTGCGGTTCATCCCGCGTACGAACTCCACCGCGTCGGCCGTCGCTTCGAGGTCCAGACCGTCCTTGTCCGTGCCTTCGGTGAAGGAATGGAAGTTCACCAGTGGGGTGTCCCGGGGGTCGGCGGAGCGCAAGCGCACTCGGCCCCCGGTGTTGTGGGTGCGGCTCTTGAGGATGGCCCAGGTGAAGCGGTCCCGGTGACGTGTCAGGTCGAGCGAGTAACCGGGGTAGTAGCCGCGGAAGTCGAACGGGCCGCCGAAGATGAACAGGTCCGGGACGTCGAGCTCCGGGCGGGACGTGCGGGTGATGCCCACGACGGCACCGTTCGTGGTGTACAGACCCTCACCGCGCTGCCAGGCCTGGTAGCAATGGTCCGGTTCGGCTCCGGGCCGCGGGGCGTGGAAGTCACAGTCCTTGATGACCGGGAACTCGCGGTCCATCCGGCTGACCACGCCGACCTCGTAACGGTCCTGCAGATTGGCCCCCACGCCCGCGAGGTCGACCCGTACACGGATGCCGTGCCGCTCCAGCTCCTCGCGCGGGCCGATCCCCGAAAGCATCAGCAACTGGGGCGTGTTGAAAGCCCCAGCGGCGAGGATCACCTCACGCGAGGCGAACACCCTGCGCCGGACCGGAGGTCCGAGGCCGTCCTGGCTGCGGGGGTCGGCCCGGTAGGCGTGCGGCCGGTCCAGGTAGTCGACGCCGGTCGCCACCGAGCCGCTCTCGTCCAGCACCACTTGGGTCACCAGGGCGTTGGTGCGGACGACCAGATTGTCCGGGTGGCTGTGCCGTACGGCCTGGACGCGCTCGCGGGCGGCGCTGCGCCGTCCGTTCGCCGTGGAGATCGGGATCTGCCACAGCCCCTGCAGAGCCTGTGTCTGCACCCGCCAGTCATTGGGATCGACGAAGGCGCCGAGTCCCTCCAGCGGGGAGAGGGGCCGGCCGAGGAAGCCGGCCAGCGAGTCCTGTGCCGCGGAGAGGATGACCTTCAGCAACTGCTTGTCCTGGATGACCAGTTCGGGGTCGGCGAGGCAGGTGGGCAGCCAGCCGTCGAATCCGTGCCGCGCGTCGTTGCGGTAGCGGGCCCCGATGAAGGGCAGGGCCTTCAGCAGCGCCGCCAGGAGCGGGTTCCGGGGCGGCTCCTTGGGCCTCGGCCGGTAGGTACAGCGCTCCAGCCGCTCGAAGTAACGGCGCATCGCCGTGCTGTGCCACGAG includes these proteins:
- a CDS encoding amidohydrolase family protein, which codes for MGNASPTDGPVHEALAGLALVDHHCHGVATADLAPESFESLITEGDAWPDSGITPFDSPVGVAIRRHCAPVLGLPRHAPAAGYVARRAELGWREVNRRFVSGAGTGAFCLDTGYAPDAVTTPAELAASAGGAAAVYEVVRLESVAEAVAAAGVEPDEYAPTFLAAAREAVERRGAVAVKSVAAYRTGFDLDPRRPSDAEVTEAARRWLAAGSRGGRLHDPVLMRHLLWTAVDLGLPLQLHTGFGDSDIRMHRVDPTHLTDWLHLTSGTIPVMLLHCWPYQRQAAYLATVFAQVYLDVGLTLHYVGPSRARAILEEALEITPFRKLLYSSDAYGVAEFYHLGALAFRRGLASLLQERVDEDELSLPDAVRIATWTACDNARRVYRLPEHD
- a CDS encoding UBP-type zinc finger domain-containing protein, which codes for MKQADPHLSLVRPVTPRTPQGCEECLRLGTSWVHLRLCLICGHVGCCDSSPFKHARLHAHTVDHPIMQSFEPGEDWRWCYVHEVLV
- a CDS encoding DUF2267 domain-containing protein, which encodes MPMRWEAFLDEVRERGEYASEQEAERAARVVLGLLGAHLVGEERTELAARLPETYALILLNPLQAAEPLSPERFVRATAAWIDGATEQTAKWDVGAVLSVTADAAGDDLMRRLLLQLPPGYDLLFGPQPT
- a CDS encoding thiolase family protein, whose amino-acid sequence is MSDEVYLIDGARTPQGRYGGVLASVRPDDLAALVVGEAVRRAGLPGEAVDEVILGAANQAGEDNRDVARMAVLLAGLPHTVPGYTVNRLCASGLTAVASAAQAIRAGEADVVVAGGVESMTRAPWVMEKPGTPWAKPGEVHDTSLGWRFTNPRFTAADRAVPAGAGPETVKSTLSMGETAEEVAALDGITRAESDAFALRSHQRAVAAQQAGRFDREIVPVPVKGGEVTRDEGPRPSTTLEKLGSLRTIFREDGIVTAGSSSPLSDGAAALVVASGAAVQRYGLTPRARIVTSASAGVQPNIMGLGPVPATEKALSRAGRQIGDLDAIELNEAFAAQALAVIRRLKLDEEKVNADGGAIALGHPLGCSGARILLTLIGRLERENARRGLATLCVGVGQGVAMLVERV
- the paaI gene encoding hydroxyphenylacetyl-CoA thioesterase PaaI, which produces MTQVSDAISSPTEAMFAADEASRSLGIELLEHGEGTAVLRMTVTSAMVNGHGIAHGGYLFLFADTAFACACNSHGPVTVAAGADINFIAPAHEGDVLLAAAQERTRFGRSGIYDVSILRGDEVIAEFRGRSRSIRGAKETR
- a CDS encoding peroxidase family protein, whose translation is MKTQRTTPRQSGSGYRSSLPWRIVTGAAQYVDRHIGWNNLAVIPGLLTLLGLRVRLRQKNLHDTTRLPSVDLPDPAPPSASHKVNRTADGSHNDLDEPRMGMAGTRFGRNIPLDRIVPATPESVLSRPNPREVSRALLTRDGLIPAESVNSLVAAWLQFMIRDWFSHGTSPTERPWEVPLMDDDPWPERPMRIMRTPDDPTRDPRAPAGTPDTRVNVSSHWWDASQIYGTNEEEQRHMRNGELGRLRLWDEQTPLTSDPARDPSRVPGFWLGLAMMQNLFTREHNAICDHLHAAYPSWGDEELFQRARLVNAALLAKIHTVEWTPAVISHPTTVKALRANWWGIAGERVHDLFGRISGSEVVSGIPGGSTDHYGIPYALTEEFVAVYRMHPLIRDKWHLRSAADNTTLSHCTFRDIAGPEALKVLKNTPMADLLYSFGTLHPGLVTLHNFPRFLQEYERPDGHLQDLAATDILRSRELGVPRYNEFRRLLRLKPAESFEELTDNPTWAKEIRRLYEDDIEKVDLTVGMYAEKLPAGFAFSDTAFRIFILMASRRLNSDRFFTEYYTPEVYSKAGLAWIEDNSMVTVLLRHHPELRTALAGVTNAFTPWRTTRSGRSS
- a CDS encoding GMC family oxidoreductase, which produces MTTGPAAGTVETGFDYVVVGAGAGGGPLAANLAAAGMRVLLLDAGGDAENDNYLVPAFHADASEDPVQRWDYFVRHYADEHQQRRDSKFVPDRGILYPRAGAVGGCTAHHALITVYPYNADWDAIAQETGDDSWHSTAMRRYFERLERCTYRPRPKEPPRNPLLAALLKALPFIGARYRNDARHGFDGWLPTCLADPELVIQDKQLLKVILSAAQDSLAGFLGRPLSPLEGLGAFVDPNDWRVQTQALQGLWQIPISTANGRRSAARERVQAVRHSHPDNLVVRTNALVTQVVLDESGSVATGVDYLDRPHAYRADPRSQDGLGPPVRRRVFASREVILAAGAFNTPQLLMLSGIGPREELERHGIRVRVDLAGVGANLQDRYEVGVVSRMDREFPVIKDCDFHAPRPGAEPDHCYQAWQRGEGLYTTNGAVVGITRTSRPELDVPDLFIFGGPFDFRGYYPGYSLDLTRHRDRFTWAILKSRTHNTGGRVRLRSADPRDTPLVNFHSFTEGTDKDGLDLEATADAVEFVRGMNRKADSVILEELWPGEEVRGRDSVRRFVQDEAWGHHASCSCTMGRADDPSAVVDSRFRVRGVDRLRIVDASVFPRIPGFFVAVPIYMISEKASDVILDDASRPGSAKASSHPANRPGTQGAAR